The Saliniramus fredricksonii genome segment GTAAACGCTGTCGGACATCCGCTCATCGCCGTTGCGCGTCAGTTTGGCGCGCAAGCGACGCAGATTGAAGAACAACGCCTTCTGGGCCGACGATGTCCCACCGCGCACGATCGACCAGTTGCGCAGGATGTAATCCTGAATCGAAGCACGGATCCACCAGGTGGCATAAGTGGAGAAACGCACTTCGCGCTCCGGCTCGAAACGGGACGCTGCTTCCAGAAGGCCGACATGGCCTTCCTGAATCATATCCTGCATCGGCAATCCGTAATTACGAAACCGTGCCGCAATCGCGATGACGAGGCGCATATGCGCCGAAGTCAACTGGTGCAACGCCTCCTGATCACGGTTTTCCCGCCAGCGCACGGCAAGCGCACGCTCTTCGGCGCGCTCAAGATAGGGTGCGCGCATGGCGTTGCGCAGAAAGGTGCGTTGCAGGCTGTTATCGTCACCCATATTCTGGCTCCCTCGTTTGAGAGGGTTACGCCGCGCAGCCCGCAACGGATCAATCACGCTTTTGCGAGCATGGCTTGCCAAACCCCGCTTGCCAAACCTTGCTTGCCAAACCCCGCTGCCGAACCCGGCTTGCCGGTTCGGCGCGCCACGCCCGCCGGGTTTGTGCGTCAATGCACGCTGACGGGCTCGAGATCCGCCTTGCGCGCCTCGGCGATGGCCGTGTCACGGGAATCGGTGAGGATGATCGGCGCGCCGCTTGCGGAAAGCACGGCGAAGAGCTCAAGGCCGGGCTGCATCTCGGGCGCACCGGGATAAAGTGCGCTGATCTGGTCAGACAGCATCGGCTTCACGTAGACCACATGGCCTTCGCCCATCTGCGCGAGCGCCTGTGCTTCGCGGCTGTTTTCGTTGCCGAAGGAATCCGGCTTGATGTGATTGGTGTCGGTCATTTGCGCGCCCTCCTTCATGAGCGGTGCGTTGCGCCCGCATCATGCGCGTTTGCACGACGTGTACGGGCTGTGTTGAGCCTGTCAGTGCTTCTCTTCGGTCGCGATGTCGATGCGCCTGACGATCCGTTCCGGTTCTGGCCGGGCAAGGTCGATCGAAAGCAGACCATTGCTGAGATCCGCTCCCATCACCTCCATGTTGTCCGCCAGCAGAAACGTCCGCTGGAACTGGCGCGCGGCAATCCCGCGATGGAGATAATGGCGCGCCTTGTCGTCGGTCTGGCGCCCGCGAATGACGAGCTGGTTCTCTTCGAGCGTGATCTCGAGCTGATCACGGGTGAACCCGGCCACCGCGAGCGTGATGCGCAACCGCTCAGGCTCGGCTTCAGAGCGGGGCAGCCGCTCGATATTGTAGGGCGGGTAACCGTCACCGCCACCTTTGGCGACGCGGTCCAGTGCCTGTTCGATTTCATCGAAGCCGAGCAGGAACGGATGCCCGAACGGTGATTGACGCGACATATGGAAGCCCTTCTTCGAGGCACTTCGTTGATCAGGACCCGCCATCGGCGCGATCCCGACCCCTCATATGTCGTCTCCCCTGCGTGAGTTCAAGGGCTGCAGGGTCAGCCGTGGCCGTCGGATTGTTCGGCCCGCGCGGTCACACCGGCGCCGGACGCGTGTAGCGCAAGAGCGCGCCATACGGGATCAGTGCGATCAGGGCGATGGCGAGTTTCACGAAGTAATCGACAATGGCCAGCGTCTGCCATGGCAGCGCGATGCAGCTATCGGGGATACCGGCCATGGCGAGCATCCCTGTGATTGTCGTATCGCCGATCACCGGCCCGCAATGGAAGGCGAAGGAAAAGAAGATCGCCGTGTCGATGCCCGACGCGATCACCGACGAGACCAGCGGCGGCAGCCACCAGGCGAAACTGCGCAGACGGTTGAACACGCCGATATCGATCAGATGCGCCACCAGAAAGGCCGTCCCGGAGGCAATCGCGATACGCGGCGTGGCGAAATAGACCGACAGCAGCACCGCAATGGCGAAACCCACATAGACCACACGCCGCGCGCGCGCCGGGCCGAAACGGCGGTTCGCCATATCCGTGACGAGGAAGGCGAAGGGATAAGTGAAGGCGCCGAAGGTCAGATAATCCTGCAGACCCCAATACTGCACCGGGTGCTGCACCAGGACGTTGGAGGCAAGCACGATCAACGCCATCAGGGCGATGGCGAGGAAGAACGGCTGACGGTCGGCGGGGGCGAGCATGGGAAGCGGCCTTGTCGGGAATGTCACGGGCTTGCATCGCCACGCCATTCGTGGCGTTCTCGATGCGTCAACGGTTCGTTTAAGCGCAGGGGCGCGGGGATGCAAGGGCTGCCGCCCGGGTGATCAAAGGCGAAATCCGTGCGGGCGTCCCACCCCTTGCACCCGCGCCGCGAATGTGGCTCGAATCGCTCTGGAACGGGAATCGCGTCGCATCATCACCGAGCGGCGCGGATCTGCCCGTCATGCACAGCCGAAGGGCCCGCAATGGACGTTTTCGATTACCACCGACCCGCCACGATCGCGGAACTGACCGGCATGCTCGCAAGCAATGATGCCCGTCCGCTTGCCGGCGGCACCGATCTGATACCGCAGATGCGCGAGGGGCGGCGCAAAGTCGCAGCGATCATCGACATCAAGCATGTCGAGGCCTGTCGCGTGATCGCCCCGCTCCCGGACGGCGGTCTCGCCATTGGCGCAGCCGTTTCCTCGACGACAGTGGCGCGCGACGAGCGTATCCGGCGCGATTATCCGGGCATCGCCGCTGCGGCCCTGCTGATCGGCAGCTATCAGGTGCAGAATCGCGCCAGCCTCGGCGGCAATATCTGCAATGCCGCACCGTCGGCCGATGCGGTGCCGCCGCTGATCGCGCACGGCGCGCGCGCTGAAATCGCAGGCAGTGCCGGCCTGCGCGAAATTCCGCTCGAAGAGATATTTGCCGGCCCGGGCCGCACGCATCTCGCCCCCGGCGAGGTGCTTACCCGTATCCTGCTGCCGCCCGTGGCAGTGCGCTCCGCCTCGCATTACCTGCGCTTCACCCCGCGCCGGGAGATGGATATCGCCATTGCCGGTGTCGGCGGCTTCATTGTCCTCGATGAAGCCGGCACCGTCACGCAGGCCCGCATCGCGCTCGCTTCCGTCGCGCCGAAACCGATCCGCGCCCCCTCCGCCGAGGCCGCGCTGATCGGTGCTTCGCTCGACGACGCCACCATCCACGCCGCCGGTGAAGCGGCGCGCGGCGACGCGAGCCCGATATCCGATACGCGCGGTTCGGCGGATTATCGCCGCGAGCTCGTCGCCGTGCTGACCCGGCGGGTGCTCACCCATTGCCGCCAACTGATCGACCAGGCCTGAGGAGAACGGCGCATGAAACCGATCGCGATCACCGCGCAGGTGAACGGCGAGGAAGTCACCAGCCTCGCCGATCCGCGCGACACCCTGCTCGACTGGCTGCGCGACCGGCTCGGCCTGACCGGCACCAAGGAAGGTTGCGGCAACGGCAATTGCGGCTCCTGCACGGTCATGATCGACGGCACGCCGGTCAATGCCTGCCTGATGCTCGCCGTCGAGGCGCCGGGGGCGCAGATCACCACCATCGAGGGATTGAGCGATGGCGGGGAATGGCGCGACCTGCAGGAAAACCTCGCCGCAATGGGCGGCACGCAATGCGGCTTCTGCACGCCGGGCATCGTGATCTCCGCCGCCGCGCTTCTGCGCGACGATTCCGCCCCGGACGAGGCGGCGATCCGCTATGCCATTGCCGGCAATCTCTGCCGCTGCACCGGTTACGACAAGATCGTGCGCGCGGTCGAGGAAACTGCCAGACAGCGCCGCGCCACGGCGCAGGCGGGGGAGTGAGACGATGGATGCGACGATCAAGACCCGCAGCACCGACGCGGTTCCCGCCGATCCCGCCATCGGCAAGCCGCTCGCGCGCGTCGATGGCCGTGAACGCGTCACCGGTCGCGCGCGCTATGCCGCCGATATCACCCGTCCCGACATGGCGCATGCGAAGATCCTGCGCGCGCCGCATGCGCATGCCGTGATCAAGCGCATCGATACGAGCGCCGCCGCAGCCCTTCCCGGCGTGCTCGCCATCGTGACCGCCGATGATTTCCCCGATCTGCCCCAGGGTGCCAGCATCCCGATGGGCGAAACAGGCTACGACATGTGGGGCGTCTCGCGGCTCAACATGGCGCGCGGCAAGGTGCACTGGATCGGCCAGCCCGTCGCCGCCCTGGCCGCGCGCGACCCCCATATCGCAGCGCAGGCGCTGGATCTGATCGAAGTCGAATACGAGGTGCTCGACGCTGTCACCAGCATCGCTGATGCGATCCGTCCGGATGCGCCGGTATTGTGGGACAATCTGATCACCAGGGGCCTCGACGAAACGCCGCAGAAACCCTCCAACATCGCGGCGCGCACCATCGTCAGCCGCGAGGACGCGAAGGCGGCCATCGCCGGCGCGGATGCCACGGGGCGCGTCAGCGTCATCGTTGATACGGCGCATCAGGGCTATATCGAGCCCCAGGCGATGGTGGCCGAGATCACGCCGGACGGTTTCGCCACCGTCTATACCTCGACCCAGGGCCAGTTTACCGCCGAATTGATGATTGCCCGCATGCTCGACTGGCCGATGTCGAAGCTCAAGGTCGTGCCGATGGAGGTGGGCGGCGCCTTCGGCGGCAAGATCTCGATCCATGGCGAAGCGCTGGCGCTCAGGCTCGCGCAGAAATCCGGGCGCCCGGTCAAGCTGGTGCTCTCGCGCGAGGAGGTGCTCCAGGGCGGCTCCGGCCCGACCATGGGCGCGATGATGGAGATCGCGGTCGGCGCGAAGAGCGACGGCACGATCACCGGCATACATGGCGTCTATCACGTCGATTCCGGCGGCCTGCCAGGGCTCAACCCCTCCCTGCTGATGCAGGCCTCCGCCGCCATGTACCAGACGCCGGCACTCTGGCTCGAAGGCTATGACGTCGTCACCAACAAGCCGCGCACCGAAGCCTATCGCGCCCCCGGCGGTATCCAGGGCGCCTTTGCCATGGAACAGGCGATGGACGAGCTCTGCCTCGCCCTCGACATGGACCCGCTGGAATTCCGCCGGCGCAACGCCGCCGTGACCGGCTCGACCATGCCGATCGGCACGCCCTTCCCGGCCATCGGCCTCACCACCATCCTCGATGCGGTGGG includes the following:
- a CDS encoding queuosine precursor transporter, producing MLAPADRQPFFLAIALMALIVLASNVLVQHPVQYWGLQDYLTFGAFTYPFAFLVTDMANRRFGPARARRVVYVGFAIAVLLSVYFATPRIAIASGTAFLVAHLIDIGVFNRLRSFAWWLPPLVSSVIASGIDTAIFFSFAFHCGPVIGDTTITGMLAMAGIPDSCIALPWQTLAIVDYFVKLAIALIALIPYGALLRYTRPAPV
- a CDS encoding (2Fe-2S)-binding protein, with amino-acid sequence MKPIAITAQVNGEEVTSLADPRDTLLDWLRDRLGLTGTKEGCGNGNCGSCTVMIDGTPVNACLMLAVEAPGAQITTIEGLSDGGEWRDLQENLAAMGGTQCGFCTPGIVISAAALLRDDSAPDEAAIRYAIAGNLCRCTGYDKIVRAVEETARQRRATAQAGE
- a CDS encoding FAD binding domain-containing protein; this translates as MDVFDYHRPATIAELTGMLASNDARPLAGGTDLIPQMREGRRKVAAIIDIKHVEACRVIAPLPDGGLAIGAAVSSTTVARDERIRRDYPGIAAAALLIGSYQVQNRASLGGNICNAAPSADAVPPLIAHGARAEIAGSAGLREIPLEEIFAGPGRTHLAPGEVLTRILLPPVAVRSASHYLRFTPRREMDIAIAGVGGFIVLDEAGTVTQARIALASVAPKPIRAPSAEAALIGASLDDATIHAAGEAARGDASPISDTRGSADYRRELVAVLTRRVLTHCRQLIDQA
- a CDS encoding RNA polymerase factor sigma-32, coding for MGDDNSLQRTFLRNAMRAPYLERAEERALAVRWRENRDQEALHQLTSAHMRLVIAIAARFRNYGLPMQDMIQEGHVGLLEAASRFEPEREVRFSTYATWWIRASIQDYILRNWSIVRGGTSSAQKALFFNLRRLRAKLTRNGDERMSDSVYGEIAEAIGVSLKDVATMDVRLSGADTSLNAPVAADSEGATSERMDFLVDDAALPDETVSDVIDAERRSRWLRDALGVLNERELRILKARRLSDDQTTLDALGHHLGISKERVRQIESRALEKLKKALIETGPDMTSYA
- a CDS encoding BQ00720 family protein produces the protein MTDTNHIKPDSFGNENSREAQALAQMGEGHVVYVKPMLSDQISALYPGAPEMQPGLELFAVLSASGAPIILTDSRDTAIAEARKADLEPVSVH
- a CDS encoding xanthine dehydrogenase family protein molybdopterin-binding subunit encodes the protein MDATIKTRSTDAVPADPAIGKPLARVDGRERVTGRARYAADITRPDMAHAKILRAPHAHAVIKRIDTSAAAALPGVLAIVTADDFPDLPQGASIPMGETGYDMWGVSRLNMARGKVHWIGQPVAALAARDPHIAAQALDLIEVEYEVLDAVTSIADAIRPDAPVLWDNLITRGLDETPQKPSNIAARTIVSREDAKAAIAGADATGRVSVIVDTAHQGYIEPQAMVAEITPDGFATVYTSTQGQFTAELMIARMLDWPMSKLKVVPMEVGGAFGGKISIHGEALALRLAQKSGRPVKLVLSREEVLQGGSGPTMGAMMEIAVGAKSDGTITGIHGVYHVDSGGLPGLNPSLLMQASAAMYQTPALWLEGYDVVTNKPRTEAYRAPGGIQGAFAMEQAMDELCLALDMDPLEFRRRNAAVTGSTMPIGTPFPAIGLTTILDAVGAHPCWTTPLEPGAHPRGRGLALGYWRGTSMTSACHITIGGDGRPVVTMGAVDISGTRTTMTQVAADQFGIAPDDVYVQTGDSKTAGYSDGAAGSRVARTMAAAIVEASRDVIEQLRPRAARLLQSEAENLTFTDGAFRVSGGPGTSISLAELMQETLTEGAVIGRGTSTKLPLGVEIGAHVCDVEVDPDTGQVTILRYTAFQDVGKALNPIAVEGQIEGSVVQGIGWALTEGYDYGADGRLRNASLLDYRLPTALDVPDIDCVIIETPVPDVPYGLRGVGEVPIVPVAGCVANAIRRAVGVRTGRMPMTPERLLMAMRARQQG
- a CDS encoding Hsp20 family protein, with translation MSRQSPFGHPFLLGFDEIEQALDRVAKGGGDGYPPYNIERLPRSEAEPERLRITLAVAGFTRDQLEITLEENQLVIRGRQTDDKARHYLHRGIAARQFQRTFLLADNMEVMGADLSNGLLSIDLARPEPERIVRRIDIATEEKH